One genomic region from Quercus robur chromosome 4, dhQueRobu3.1, whole genome shotgun sequence encodes:
- the LOC126722209 gene encoding F-box/kelch-repeat protein At3g23880-like, producing MSQRKELSPQPPILRQPPIHLPDKVVLNILSRLPVKSVLRFRCVHKSWNSLITSSNFISTHLINNNSNNNENDDDRAYLIYMPAMYSPSNNPVCMVACDRKFNRISEYPIPSELHLNCPEIVGSCNGLVCLAQYGNGSTIADVIYVWNPSIRKFKRLPDTCLSQYDSVATGFAYQGENNDYKVVKISSLRAPNRPEDEVEAEVYTLSLNSWRRVGISLRPNVVVSNVKYYSSATFVNKALHWLGYISEVDGQFLNQNMILSFDVNNDKFGEIALPRGQVLPQGLVAVPQSLMVFKGKLAFITFGYPVIYHGFMLTHTPCFIWVMGEYGVHESWNKLFSVQFENVIHVQGCTKHGELLVEKELKTESDDGELQRCNDSVIVSFDPETSHEKDLGIQHLPLIATSFMESLVLLDGAT from the coding sequence ATGTCACAAAGAAAAGAACTCAGTCCACAACCTCCGATCCTCCGACAACCTCCGATCCATCTCCCGGACAAAGTCGTACTCAACATCTTGTCAAGGCTGCCTGTCAAGTCAGTACTAAGATTCAGGTGCGTTCACAAATCCTGGAACTCCTTGATCACCAGCTCCAATTTTATCTCTACCCACCttatcaacaacaacagcaacaacaatgAGAATGATGATGATCGTGCTTATCTTATATACATGCCTGCTATGTATTCTCCTTCTAACAACCCAGTTTGTATGGTTGCTTGTGACCGCAAGTTCAATAGGATTTCTGAGTACCCAATTCCCTCTGAACTTCATTTAAACTGTCCTGAAATTGTTGGTTCCTGTAATGGTCTAGTTTGTCTTGCTCAGTATGGAAATGGGTCCACTATTGCTGATGTTATATATGTGTGGAACCCCAGCATTAGAAAGTTTAAGAGGTTGCCTGATACTTGCTTAAGCCAATATGATTCTGTTGCTACTGGGTTTGCTTATCAGGGTGAGAACAATGACTACAAGGTTGTAAAGATCTCTTCTTTGCGTGCACCCAACAGGCCTGAGGATGAGGTTGAGGCTGAGGTTTACACGTTAAGCTTGAATTCTTGGAGGAGGGTTGGAATTTCATTGAGACCCAATGTTGTGGTCTCCAATGTCAAGTATTATTCGTCTGCCACGTTTGTTAATAAGGCTTTGCATTGGCTGGGGTATATTAGTGAAGTTGATGGGCaattcctaaatcaaaatatgattttgtcATTTGATGTCAATAATGATAAGTTTGGAGAGATAGCACTCCCTCGTGGACAAGTGTTGCCACAAGGTCTAGTGGCGGTACCGCAGAGTCTAATGGTGTTCAAGGGGAAACTGGCCTTCATTACATTTGGGTACCCTGTAATCTACCACGGATTTATGCTGACCCATACGCCATGCTTCATTTGGGTGATGGGGGAGTATGGTGTACATGAATCATGGAATAAACTTTTTTCTGTCCAGTTTGAAAATGTTATACATGTACAAGGTTGCACCAAGCACGGTGAGCTTCTAGTTGAAAAGGAACTCAAGACCGAATCTGATGATGGTGAATTACAGAGGTGCAATGACTCCGTGATTGTTTCATTTGACCCTGAAACTTCACATGAGAAGGATCTTGGTATTCAACATCTTCCACTTATAGCCACTAGTTTCATGGAAAGCCTTGTGTTACTTGATGGAGCAACTTAG
- the LOC126723037 gene encoding uncharacterized protein LOC126723037 yields the protein MLCFLSIVISNSFRGFQSIAVKPTKFTSCHMAASNQNGAGGTCAGMVNGAWPEIDVEGSGIMVDPPSIGADTVVVGVAAPCGGKCLPPPWPHPQPQKGVMSHLVLGQNVPYHPLQRAYHAFYLQLYKEIAQSAE from the exons ATGCTATGTTTCCTTTCTATTGTCATCAGCAACAGTTTCAGAG GTTTCCAGAGCATTGCAGTCAAGCCTACAAAGTTCACATCATGCCATATGGCGGCAAGTAACCAGAATGGAGCAGGAGGCACTTGTGCTGGTATGGTTAATGGTGCCTGGCCAGAAATTGATGTAGAAGGGAGCGGCATTATGGTAGATCCACCTTCAATTGGTGCAGATACTGTAGTTGTAGGTGTTGCAGCACCATGTGGTGGGAAGTGCCTGCCACCACCCTGGCCACATCCCCAACCACAAAAGGGGGTTATGAGCCATCTAGTCTTGGGTCAAAATGTCCCTTACCACCCCCTCCAAAGGGCATACCACGCCTTCTACCTCCAGCTCTATAAGGAGATTGCCCAATCTGCAGAATAG